ATCACCACAAATAATCTTCTTACTTTCATCAATTATCTTTAAAGCAGGAAGTAGTGCCGTTGCATTACAAGAGCTAGTTGAAATAACTTTGTGTTTATTGGTATTAAGTTCTTGTTCATTTACTCCAAGAATAATATTTTTATGGGCATTTTCATTTGCATGGGTTAAAAAGATTGCTTTTACATCAAGTTTTTCAAGGCTTTTTATATCGTGTTTGATACCACTTGCATCAATGATATAATCTATATCTTTTAAATCTATATCAAAGATATTTTGATGGTTTAGAATTTTGATTTTTGTTTTAGAGTTTTTTATAAAGTTATCATCTTCTATTGTAAATCTGTCTTCGATATTTCCATAGGTTGAGTCATGGTTAATAGAGTAAACAATATTTTTGATATAAGGGTTTATCTCATTTATTGCAACAATCTCAAAGTCTGAGTCACTTAGAGATTGTCTAAGAATAGCTTTTCCTATTCTTCCTACTCCATTTAAAAGTATTTTTTCTTTCATTAAGTTAAAGCCTAAAGTTTTTGTTTATTTTATCATATTAACTTTTAGGCAAGTAATTATTTACTCACTTTTCATTTCAATAAAAAGAAAATGTGAGTTTTCTAGTGCTTTTATTTCAAGGTTTCTCTCTTCTGTAATTTCCATTGCATCACCTTCATTTAGTTCAATATCATTTACTAAAGAGGTTCCTTCAATTTGTGCAAAATAGACTTGACGATTTTCATCTATTTTAAAATCTAAAGTTTTATTTTTATCTAGTTCACTAACATAAAAGTTTACATCTTGATGAATTTTTATAGGGGCATTACCATTTTTTGAAGAAACAATATTTAAAAGCTTGTTTTCCCTTTGCTCTTTTTTAAATTTTTCTGAACCATAAAGTCTATTAAGACCAATAGTAGGAGGTATAATCCAAATTTGTAAAAGCCTTAAATCTTCACTTTCATGCAGATTATGTTCACTATGATAGATTCCATTTCCTGCGCTTAGATATTGAACTTCCCCACGTTTTAAAGTCTCTTCATTTCCCATTGAGTCTTTGTGTGTAATTTCACCTTTAACTATATAAGAGATGATTTCCATATTATGGTGAGGATGTTTGTCAAAGCCACTTTTTGGATGAACTATATCATCATTTAAAACTCTTAATACTCCAAAATTTACGTTATCAGGGTTTCTATACTCAGCAAAAGAGAAATGAAATCTACTTTCAAGCCAACCAAGATTTGATGTTCCCATATTTTCTTTTTTTAGTTTTTTTAGCATTTTTAGTCCTTTAAATCAAAGGCAAAACATTCCATTGAGATATTTGAATACATAAATTCACTATTAAAGGATTTGCCTTTTTTATTTTTTGCACTTCCAAATATAATAAATAGAGGTAAGAAGTGTTCATCCCTTGGATGATTCTGTTTATAGTTAATAGTTTTTGCTATTTCTAGTAACCTTTCTTGGTTACCACTATTTATTATATTTATTACTTCATCATTAAAGTTTTTTGCATAAGTTTTAATTGAATCGCTTACTTGCATATCTGAAAGATTATGTGTTAATCCACCACTTCCTATAAGTAAAGCTTCATCTTTAAAGATAGCTAATTTTTCACCTAAGTCTATTAGTTGTTCTTTTGTATAAGAGCTTGGTACAGATAGTTGAATAACTGGAATATCAAGCTTATCATACATCATTGAAAGACAACTCCATACACCATGGTCATAGTTAACTCTTGTATTATCTATAGAAATATTGATGTCATTTTCTTTAAGATGCTTTACAATTTTAAGGCTTATACTCTTATCACTTTTTATTTCATATTCGTATTCATATAACTCTTTTTCAAAACCATAGAAGTCATATAATAAATCATTGTTTTCATAGTTTATAATTTTTAAGTCATTTGTCACATAGTGTGCAGAAAAAATGATTATATATTTAGGTTTTTCTAAACCCCTAGCAAAGCTTTTTATATTTGCTTTACTAAGAGAGTCTTGAAGAATAATATTTGGTGCTCCATGTGAAATAAATAGTGACGAGTACATTTAAATCCTTATTTTTTTAGAATACCTTCTAATTCAACAATTAGTTTTACTTTTTCACCAACTGCTACTCCACCAGCTTCTAATACAGAGTTATATTTAATTCCATAATCCATTCTATTAATTTTACCTTCAAGAACTAAACCAGCTCTTGTATTTCCCCAAGGGTCTTTAATTGTTCCATTTGTTTCAACATCTAAGATAACATCCTTAGTAACACCTCTCATAGTCAGTTTTCCATAAGCTTTATCATCTTCTACTTTGTTAAGATCAAAAGTAATTTGTGGGTATTTTTCTGCTGCAAAGAAGTCTGATTCTTTTAAGTGTTTATCTCTTTTTTCATTTGCAGTATTTACTGATTTCACTTCAACAACACCATTTAATGATTTTAAAGAGTTAGTCTTTTCATCATATTCAAATGAACCATTGAAGTTATCAAATTTACCAGTAACATTTGAAATCATCATATGTTTTACTTTGAATCCAACATTTGAGTGACTCTTATCTACGTTATATGTTCCACCAAATAGTGCACTTGCTGTTAAAACTGAAGCTAATCCTAGTTTTACTAATTTTGTCATTTTTTATTCCTTTTTATTAAATTATTACTAGTTAGTAATATAAATGTAAAATTTTTTTAGTTTGCTTTATAGACCTTATTTAAAAGTTCATATAAAGTATCAAGCTCTTCATCACTTAAAATTTCAAGTGATTTTTTTAGGTTTTTTGCATGATTTGGAAATACCTTTTCAATTACTTCTATTCCTTTTTTAGTAATAGTTAAAATAGAAGCTCTTTTATCTTCTGGGTCAGAAATTGTTGTTATCCATCCATCTCTTTTAAGATTTCTTACTACAACAGTTATATTACCAGGAGTACTCATTGTAAGCTTTGTAATTGAACCAATATTTAAATCACCTCTATGATAAAGTACTTCTAGCACTTTAAACTGGTTAAATGTTAAGTCAAATTCATTTAAATAGTTCACTAATCTATTATGAAACTTTGATCTAATTCTCTCTATTCTAATAATAGTTTTCATAGATTTATCTGTTCTTTTTCCATAACTTTTCAGTGATTTTGTATTCATGTATTTAACTCCTTGAATGAAAGTATATTACTAATTAGTAGTAAATGTCAAGTAGCTAAGAGACTAAAGTAGTACTAATTAGTAATAAAATGCTAATAAAAGTTCTATAAAAAGGGCTTTTATAAAATTTTAAAATTTATTAAGCTCTTTTTGTTGTACTCATAAATATAGCTGCTAAAATTAAAAAACTTCCAGTAATTCTATTTTGTACTTTCATTGCTTTTACATCTTTTATTAAAAACTTTAATTTAGATGCCATTGATGAATAACCTGTCATTACAAAGATATCAATTACACATAAAGTTAAGCAAATTATTCCAAATTGAATCCATAAAGAGTACTCAGGATTTAAAAACTGAGGAATAAATGCAACTAAAAATACAGTTGCTTTAGGGTTTGTTAGATTTATTAAAGTTGCACTAATAAAGGCTCTTTTTGCACTATATGCTTTTAAATGTTCTTCTTCATCTATAGTCTCAACTTTCTCAAAGATTTTTGAAAGACCTAAATAAATAAGATAAACAACACCAATCCATTTGATTATATTAAAAAGCATAACTGATTTTGCAATTAATGCTCCAAGTCCAATTACTACTACAAAAGTTTGTATTAATAGTCCAGCTTGTAAACCAAAGATTGCAGCATATGATTTTTTCAGCCCATATTTAATTCCATAGTTCATAGAAACAACAGCTCCTGCTCCAGGTGAAACAGAAATAGCAATAGTAGCAAGTAATAGTGTTAACCAAACATTTAATTCCATAGTGATTCTTTAATTTTAAGATTGTAAAAGATTATATAAAAAGTTTTATTAATAAAAAAAGGCAGTCGGGAAACTGCCTTTTGGAGGGAATAAATTTAATTACTATGCAGCTTTTTTAGCCGCTTTTTTAGCAACTTTCTTAGCTGCTTTTACTTTTGTTGGGTTAGTTTTTAATACTTTTTTAGTAACTTTCTTTGCAACTTTTTTTACGTCTTTTTTCTTAGCTACTTTTTTAGCTGCCTTTTTAGCGATTTTTGCAACTTTTTTTTCTTTTAATTCTTTTGCCATTTTAAATGTCCTTTAATTGTAAAATTATCTATTACTTATTGAAAAAAGTAATATAATATGGGGATTATATATTAAAAAAACAATAATGTCAAGTGTTATAACTAAAAGAAAGCTTAAAAAATGTTTTTCTTTTGTTTAACCATTTAATTATAAACACTTGGATATAATATCGAGTTTTACTAAAAGCTTATAAGGAAATTATATGTTACTAACACCAGGACCAACGCCTGTACCAGAATTTGTAAGAAAAGCTATGGCAGATGTTACTATTCACCATAGAACACCAGAATTTGAAAAAATATTTGAAGAAACAAGAGAACTATTATTTGAATTATATGGAATGGATGAAGTTGTAATGCTTGCATCTAGTGGCTCAGGTGCAATGGAAGCTTGTGTTACTAACTTAACAAAGAAAAAAGCATTAACTGTTAATTCAGGAAAATTCGGTGAAAGATTTGGAAAAATTTGTAAAGCTTTTGACATCGAATATACTGAAATCAAAA
The sequence above is a segment of the Arcobacter sp. F155 genome. Coding sequences within it:
- a CDS encoding LysE family transporter — translated: MELNVWLTLLLATIAISVSPGAGAVVSMNYGIKYGLKKSYAAIFGLQAGLLIQTFVVVIGLGALIAKSVMLFNIIKWIGVVYLIYLGLSKIFEKVETIDEEEHLKAYSAKRAFISATLINLTNPKATVFLVAFIPQFLNPEYSLWIQFGIICLTLCVIDIFVMTGYSSMASKLKFLIKDVKAMKVQNRITGSFLILAAIFMSTTKRA
- a CDS encoding YceI family protein encodes the protein MTKLVKLGLASVLTASALFGGTYNVDKSHSNVGFKVKHMMISNVTGKFDNFNGSFEYDEKTNSLKSLNGVVEVKSVNTANEKRDKHLKESDFFAAEKYPQITFDLNKVEDDKAYGKLTMRGVTKDVILDVETNGTIKDPWGNTRAGLVLEGKINRMDYGIKYNSVLEAGGVAVGEKVKLIVELEGILKK
- a CDS encoding MarR family winged helix-turn-helix transcriptional regulator, with the protein product MNTKSLKSYGKRTDKSMKTIIRIERIRSKFHNRLVNYLNEFDLTFNQFKVLEVLYHRGDLNIGSITKLTMSTPGNITVVVRNLKRDGWITTISDPEDKRASILTITKKGIEVIEKVFPNHAKNLKKSLEILSDEELDTLYELLNKVYKAN
- a CDS encoding pirin family protein, which produces MLKKLKKENMGTSNLGWLESRFHFSFAEYRNPDNVNFGVLRVLNDDIVHPKSGFDKHPHHNMEIISYIVKGEITHKDSMGNEETLKRGEVQYLSAGNGIYHSEHNLHESEDLRLLQIWIIPPTIGLNRLYGSEKFKKEQRENKLLNIVSSKNGNAPIKIHQDVNFYVSELDKNKTLDFKIDENRQVYFAQIEGTSLVNDIELNEGDAMEITEERNLEIKALENSHFLFIEMKSE
- a CDS encoding class III extradiol ring-cleavage dioxygenase, with the protein product MYSSLFISHGAPNIILQDSLSKANIKSFARGLEKPKYIIIFSAHYVTNDLKIINYENNDLLYDFYGFEKELYEYEYEIKSDKSISLKIVKHLKENDINISIDNTRVNYDHGVWSCLSMMYDKLDIPVIQLSVPSSYTKEQLIDLGEKLAIFKDEALLIGSGGLTHNLSDMQVSDSIKTYAKNFNDEVINIINSGNQERLLEIAKTINYKQNHPRDEHFLPLFIIFGSAKNKKGKSFNSEFMYSNISMECFAFDLKD